One segment of Cutaneotrichosporon cavernicola HIS019 DNA, chromosome: 4 DNA contains the following:
- a CDS encoding uncharacterized protein (Protein of unknown function (DUF4246)) — protein MTTDTTPAPKPELLLPGVDLPLDAYSKAAVIDTDKDADGNPTNKVNRFPSAVLEEEWKSNTPTVRERAMMRVIDLLTDKPGWVDKLDNDEIMAKWRAEALALPLKQGFTEKMFDWVVAELRDKAALFKKNGGVVSVYDGAAAVFKTDNALTEDLVARLKEQAAKLEGEDKDWHPGSNEQVLDLVHPSLFPLVYGKTRFVRSSIPLGNALAAWGSGEVIPKTEGPLKKKDNWYYQHDPERLLSRKFQWLPTDVELKDGKARFTSYINNLHPEEHAEMYGVLEELVEKAVPLWSATYGRVMTWIGADDGNDWDGRENTVNRIWCMDSNRTCTTPEVCKNYCDAWNNPSNPENQSNQEEDDSADEDEDEDEDEDEHEGSASEDSEVASVGSEGDAEMDSGNAPEELADLEDSDEPDESDESEEEEGGEAGSVFVDATDAAEDEPEVDRAAPADGDLGPLGGYDSEDEANQIWFEATHKVTQPEPLDEYKYVGYPFTKPVWKDNKLQVIVKLANIHLTPDKPSYPGGSWHIEGQLNERIVATALYYYDNDNITDSHLAFRTACDAESLCENFGYSQNDHAPFSEIFGAHPGLDAHSTVLEFGQVLTREGRLLVFPNVLQHRVGSFQLADKTKAGHRKIVALFLVDPATPVIGTAHVPPQQMHWGASTVEPRLPPEVAEMVYEHISCPFKLDEAKKLRLELMDERRAIDRDANKAVNSGDFSFCEH, from the exons ATGACCACCGATAccacccccgcccccaAGCCAGAGCTCTTGCTCcccggcgtcgacctcccGCTCGACGCGTATTCCAAAGCGGCCGTCATCGACACAGACAAGGATGCAGACGGCAACCCCACCAACAAGGTGAACCGCTTCCCCTCTGctgtcctcgaggaggagtggaagAGCAACACGCCGACGGTGCGGGAGCGCGCGATGATGCGTgtcatcgacctcctcaccgaTAAGCCAGGGTGGGTTGATAAGCTTGACAACGACGAGATCATGGCCAAGTGGCGTGCGGAGGCGCTCGCTCTGCCCCTCAAGCAGGGTTTCACAGAGAAGATGTTCGACTGGGTTGTTGCGGAGCTTCGGGACAAGGCTGCCCTCTTCAAGAAGAACGGCGGCGTTGTGAGCGTGTACGATGGCGCTGCCGCAGTCTTCAAGACCGATAACGCACTTACTGAAGACCTTGTGGCCCGTCTCAAGGAGCAGGCCGCCAAGCTGGAaggcgaggacaaggactGGCACCCTGGTTCGAATGAgcaggtcctcgacctggtACACCCGTCCCTCTTCCCACTCGTGTATGGCAAAACGCGCTTCGTGCGCTCCAGCATCCCGCTCGGcaacgcgctcgcggcctGGGGCTCAGGCGAGGTGATCCCCAAGACGGAAGGCCcgctcaagaagaaggacaacTGGTACTACCAACACGACCCGGAGCGCCTACTCTCGCGCAAGTTCCAGTGGCTGCCGACagacgtcgagctcaaggacggcaaggcgCGGTTCACCTCGTACATTAACAACCTGCACCCCGAGGAGCACGCGGAGATGTACGGCGtgcttgaggagctggtgGAGAAG GCGGTACCGCTCTGGTCTGCGACGTACGGCCGTGTGATGACGTGGATTGGCGCCGATGACGGGAATGACTGGGATGGCCGCGAGAACACTGTCAACCGCATTTGGTGCATGGACTCGAATCGAACATGCACGACGCCTGAGGTGTGCAAGAACTACTGCGACGCATGGAACAACCCCAGCAACCCGGAGAACCAGAGCAACcaagaggaggacgacagcgcggacgaggacgaggacgaggacgaggacgaggatgagcacGAAGGGTCGGCCTCGGAAGACAGTGAGGTCGCCAGCGTTGGCTCGGAGGGAgacgccgagatggacTCTGGCAACGCGCCCGAAGAGCTTGCGGACCTCGAAGACTCCGACGAGCCCGACGAGTCCGACGagtccgaggaggaggaaggtggtgaAGCAGGATCGGTCTtcgtcgacgccaccgACGCAGCTGAGGACGAACCTGAAGTTGACCGCGCGGCGCcggccgacggcgacctGGGCCCCCTCGGTGGGTACGActcggaggacgaggccaacCAGATTTGGTTCGAGGCGACACACAAGGTAACCCAGCCCGAGCCCCTCGACGAGTACAAGTACGTCGGATACCCTTTCACCAAGCCAGTGTGGAAGGACAACAAGCTCCAAGTCATCGTCAAGCTGGCCAACATCCACCTCACTCCCGACAAGCCCTCGTACCCCGGCGGGAGCTGGCACATCGAGGGACAGCTCAACGAGCGTATCGTCGCCACCGCGCTCTACTACTacgacaacgacaacaTCACCGACTCGCACTTGGCCTTCCGGACAGCATGTGACGCCGAGTCTCTCTGTGAAAACTTCGGGTATAGTCAGAACGACCATGCGCCCTTCAGCGAGATCTTCGGTGCCCACCCAGGCCTAGACGCTCACAGCACTGTCCTCGAGTTCGGCCAGGTACTCACTCGCGAGGGTCGGCTGCTCGTCTTCCCGAACGTGTTGCAGCACCGCGTCGGATCGTTCCAGCTCGCGGACAAGACTAAGGCAGGCCACCGCAAGATCGTCGCCCTGTTCCTAGTCGACCCCGCCACGCCCGTTATTGGTACCGCACACGTCCCGCCCCAGCAGATGCACTGGGGTGCTTCTACCGTCGAgccccgccttcctccagaGGTCGCCGAGATGGTGTATGAGCACATCAGCTGCCCGTTCAAGCTTGACGAGGCGAAGAAGCTGCGCTTGGAGCTTATGgacgagcgccgcgccaTCGACCGCGACGCTAACAAGGCTGTCAACTCGGGCGACTTTAGCTTCTGCGAGCACTAG
- the ttr gene encoding uncharacterized protein (Acetyltransferase (GNAT) domain): MSGAVASLPAIASPSPSGPTRLGAPASAVRLRSRSPRKHPLSLTLEKVTPDMLPGLTSRLADIVLARGGESALVAPFTHADATQLYDLPLGVGPRRCLLLVARNAAVPLRRGLAREEKGEGDGEGGEEKGEVVGSVQLHFHAAPNGWFRADVRGLIVHPHYGRRGVARRLMDAVEEEAKACKTKLLLLDTEPDSPAQSLFTSVGFTTTGIVPRYTYSVDGLLRDAALMHKELRCGNCDECGCSTEKKLQW; this comes from the exons ATGTCTGGCGCAGTCGCATCCTTGCCTGCCATtgcctctccctctccctccggGCCCACTCGGTTGGGCGCGCCCGCCAGCGCCGTTCGCCtgcgctcccgctccccgCGCAAGCACCCCCTGTCTCTCACACTCGAGAAAGTCACTCCTGACATGCTGCCCGGCCTGACGTCAAGGCTGGCAGACATCGTACTTGCACGTGGAGGGGAATCagcgctcgtcgcgccgtTCACCCACGCAGACGCAACACAGCTCTACGACCTCcccctcggcgtcgggccGCGCCGgtgtctcctcctcgttgcgCGGAATGCTGCCGTGCCTCTGCGGCGAGGACTTGCGCgagaggagaagggagaaggagatggagagggaggggaagagaagggcgaggtcgtgggAAGCGTACAGTTACACTTCCACGCTGCGCCAAACGGATGGTTCCGCGCCGACGTACGCGGGCTGATCGTGCATCCTCACTatgggcggcgaggtgtTGCGAGGCGGCTCATGGATGCCGTGGAagaggaggccaaggcatGCAAGACCAAGTTGTTG ctcctcgacaccgagcCCGACTCGCCCGCACAATCCCTCTTCACCTCAGTCGGCTTCACAACGACAGGTATCGTCCCTCGCTACACGTACAGCGTGGACGGCTTGCTCCGCGACGCCGCTCTGATGCACAAAGAACTGCGGTGCGGCAACTGCGACGAGTGTGGGTGTTCAACCGAGAAGAAGCTGCAGTGGTGA
- the YOL057W gene encoding uncharacterized protein (Belongs to the peptidase M49 family) — translation MSMNTLGAALYYADANAPICPLAIKEHFDKLSPKEQLYAHHIAKASWIGGRVILKQTTPVAADLFDLVRATFSSTDPSKLGDLEAQRKASGLSEEDFTSVLEYAAQVLGNLANFKSFGDSKFIPRVEAAKFRAVVEAAPRSQEALPLFDKLQEEIYAIKPSARTLLGYPDSGHVTGYYSDDVTQADIKAVQKWYEGRGKDAINTRLFKRGDVFELRVASADKAPTEAYDVPGLGKLEVVFGDFSEEMKGVADELAAAIPHAANEHQRKMLEAYVRHFHSGDVDEHKESQREWIQDIGPTVESNIGFIETYRDPAGVRAEFEGFVAMVNKEMTKKFERLVDSAEKFIPKLPWGPEFEKDKFRKPDFTSLEVLTFSTGGVPAGINIPNYDDIRMTLGFKNVSLGNVLNAKAPDEKITFLGEEDAALFQRLRGPAFEVQVGIHELLGHGSGKLLQENADGTANFDMTNPPTNPLTGKPVEHWYGPGETWGSRFKTIAASYEECRAEAVAMSLSTDKTLLEIFGHTATSAENADDIMYVGWLQMARAGLIALEFYDPQAKKWGQAHMQARHALLRVFLEAGLVVIEEGNGDLTVKMTREAITTTGQKAVDTFLTALQIYKATGDVEGGSALYDKYTGVGEEWMPRREIVLAKRQPRKLLLQANTFMEGEGVRLQEYDATLPGFIASYLERGI, via the coding sequence atgtccatgaacacgctcggcgcggcgttATActacgccgacgccaacgcGCCCATCTGTCCTCTGGCCATCAAGGAGCACTTTGACAAGCTGAGCCCCAAGGAGCAGCTGTACGCGCACCACATTGCGAAGGCGTCATGGATCGGTGGCCGCGTCATCCTGAAGCAGACGACGCCCGTCGCGGCCGACCTGTTCGACCTTGTGCGCGCGACGTTCAGCAGCACCGACCCAAGTaagctcggcgacctcgaggcaCAGCGCAAGGCCTCCGGACTGTCTGAAGAAGACTTCACCAGCGTGCTCGAGTACGCTGCGCAGGTGCTAGgcaacctcgccaactTTAAGAGCTTTGGCGACTCCAAGTTCATCCCGCGGGTTGAGGCGGCCAAATTCCGTGCTGTGGTCGAGGCCGCTCCGCGCAGTCAGGAAgccctccctctcttcGACAAGCTCCAGGAGGAGATCTATGCTATCAAGCCTTCGGCTAGAACGCTCCTCGGCTACCCCGACTCTGGGCACGTTACGGGCTATTACTCGGACGACGTCACGCAGGCCGACATCAAGGCTGTGCAGAAATGGTATGAGGGGCGGGGAAAGGACGCAATCAACACTCGCCTCTTTAAGCGCGGGGACGTGTTTGAGCTGCGCGTCGCTAGCGCCGATAAGGCGCCGACCGAGGCGTACGACGTGCCGGGGCTCGGgaagctcgaggtcgtgttCGGCGACTTTagcgaggagatgaagggAGTTGCGGATGAGTTGGCTGCGGCGATCCCTCACGCCGCCAACGAGCACCAGCGCAAGATGCTCGAGGCATATGTGCGTCACTTCCACtctggcgacgtcgacgagcacaaGGAAAGCCAGCGCGAGTGGATCCAGGACATTGGACCCACCGTCGAGTCCAACATTGGCTTTATCGAGACTTACCGCGACCCGGCAGGTGTGCGTGCCGAGTTCGAGGGCTTTGTCGCCATGGTCAACAAGGAGATGACGAAGAAGTTTGAGCGTCTCGTCGACTCGGCTGAGAAGTTCATCCCCAAGTTGCCATGGGGCCCGGAATTTGAGAAGGACAAGTTCCGCAAGCCTGACTTTACGTCGCTCGAGGTTCTGACATTCTCGACGGGCGGTGTGCCGGCCGGCATCAACATTCCCAACTACGACGATATACGGATGACGCTTGGGTTCAAGAACGTGTCCCTAGGCAATGTGTTGAACGCCAAGGCGCCCGACGAGAAAATCACCTTcctgggcgaggaggatgcggcGTTATTCCAGCGTCTGCGCGGCCCAGCATTCGAGGTACAAGTCGGCATCCACGAGCTCTTGGGACACGGCAGCGGCAAGCTCCTGCAAGAGAATGCGGACGGGACGGCCAATTTCGACATGACGAACCCGCCTACCAACCCGTTGACCGGTAAGCCCGTGGAGCACTGGTATGGGCCTGGCGAGACGTGGGGGAGCCGGTTCAAGACGATTGCCGCGAGCTACGAGGAATGCCGAGCGGAAGCGGTTGCCATGTCGCTCAGCACCGACAAGACACTTCTCGAGATCTTCGGACACACGGCCACGTCGGCCGAGAATGCCGACGACATCATGTATGTCGGGTGGCTCCAAATGGCGCGTGCTGGCCTAATCGCCCTCGAGTTCTACGACCCCCAAGCCAAGAAATGGGGCCAGGCACACATGCAGGCGCGCCATGCTCTTCTGCGCGTCTTCCTCGAAGCCGGCCTAGTCGTCATTGAAGAAGGAAATGGCGATCTGACAGTCAAGATGACCCGCGAGGCAATCACGACTACGGGTCAAAAAGCTGTGGATACGTTCCTCACCGCGTTACAGATCTACAAGGCGAcgggcgacgtcgagggcggAAGCGCGCTGTATGACAAGTACACCGGAGTCGGGGAGGAGTGGATGCCCCGCCGCGAGATCGTGTTGGCTAAGCGCCAACCCCGCAAGTTGCTGCTGCAGGCCAACACGTTCatggagggcgagggggTGCGGCTCCAGGAGTACGACGCGACGCTGCCGGGCTTCATTGCGAGTTATCTGGAGCGTGGCATTTAG
- a CDS encoding uncharacterized protein (GAL4-like Zn(II)2Cys6 (or C6 zinc) binuclear cluster DNA-binding domain) has product MSSPRSPPKRRHNVSQACINCRQRKKKCDGRPPVCSSCAAYKDDCVWTTKTDWRRAVSRTEANLLRQRVDELEAQLRIQNAGQKDGGSSTDPSSYQPSSSQQSHAPRPQDIAGPNQQAYFEQSHGVSGPFPPVGAGVSFRPDMGVGQAGPSGLAPPRPNMGRSTEGVPQSTSISPRTQASRSGASSTNPQVQPLDLHGDIDDMMVQDERGRLRLHGPQSAFRHSRMPEPASEQRQEQAGFARFLPDFFFTREQHDIALDRFLRYFGCWAQRVTPHLFYRDMEIAQWTEVSELPVMAPNYSPLLHNYALAVGLAFSDEEHLRAQSTRRLFAKEGDSTLERECSTPCVGTVQGLAVRASWASTMGDYSLGWVHQGLATRVCYALGLNVDTSSLVAKGKLDHESAVQRNVTFWTCYCQETLWSQYIGRKPVLMEYSVPLPTADPATDATLWMWPLGAHQALAPQKSYLSTAFIHTVILIQACTEITRTMYAGRADKSALVENGTVERFSDTLDRILEDLPSELSVDPTKPDPVLPHILMVHLTFSWTVVLLYQPFSQVTRAVPDGDFERIGLIAMTRCHQAALRIVQLAAVWDEQHSLRFTPPTLSAIIYSAGTSFLLAAAQAGLPSQTAAAMQKVHDCLGFLEEIGRTWKAGRQQAAVLRGLLNECAQATRQVPALLGIERGWDGPQTEQPSYHEPEPGWTAGGDDSFDDFVRSLLDQQTFPLAGYDSMPMNGFLN; this is encoded by the exons ATGTCCTCGCCACGGTCACCCCCGAAGAGACGCCACAACGTCTCCCAAGCCTGCATCAACTGTCGACAGAG GAAGAAGAAATGCGACGGCCGGCCTCCGGTATGCTCGTCTTGCGCCGCCTACAAG GACGATTGTGTGTGGACGACCAAGACAGACTGGCGGCGGGCCGTATCGCGCACCGAAGCCAACTTGCTTCGGCAGCGTGTCGATGAATTGGAGGCTCAACTGCGGATCCAGAACGCAGGACAGAAAGATGGGGGCAGCAGCACCGATCCGTCGTCTTACCAGCCCTCGTCATCACAGCAGTCTCATGCGCCACGGCCGCAAGATATTGCCGGACCGAATCAGCAGGCGTATTTCGAGCAGTCGCATGGCGTGTCGGGACCTTTCCCTCCTGTCGGGGCTGGGGTGTCGTTTCGACCAGACATGGGGGTCGGGCAGGCTGGACCGTCGGGCCTCGCTCCACCGCGTCCCAACATGGGACGCAGCACCGAGGGTGTCCCACAGTCGACGTCTATTTCACCTCGGACGCAGGCGTCGCGCAGCGGGGCAAGTTCCACCAACCCACAAGTCCAGCCACTGGATCTGCACGGCGACATCGACGATATGATG GTCCAAGATGAGAGGGGGAGGCTACGACTACACGGGCCACAGTCAGCCTTTCGCCACTCCAGAATGCCTGAACCTGCTTCTGAACAACGGCAGGAACAGGCTGGGTTTGCGCGTTTCCTTCCAGACTTTTTCTTCACACGAGAACAACACGACATAGCCCTTGACCGGTTCCTGCGCTACTTTGGATGCTGGG CTCAACGCGTAACGCCACACCTTTTCTATCGCGATATGGAAATTGCGCAGTGGACCGAAGTGTCCGAGCTCCCAGTCATGGCACCGAATTACTCGCCGTTGCTACACAACTATGCTCTCGCTGTCGGCCTTGCGTTCAGTGACGAGGAACATCTCCGTGCACAATCGACGCGTCGGCTGTTCGCAAAGGAGGGAGACAGTACTCTGGAACGCGAAtgctcgacgccgtgcGTCGGGACAGTCCAAGGACTAGCGGTCCGTGCGAGCTGGGCCAGCACCATGGGCGACTACTCGCTTGGCTGGGTACACCAGGGTCTGGCTACGCGTGTGTGCTATGCGC TCGGCCTCAACGTGGATACAAGCTCTCTTGTGGCTAagggcaagctcgaccACGAGTCGGCTGTCCAGCGCAACGTCACGTTCTGGACATGTTACTGCCAGGAGACGTTATGGTCGCAATACATTGGGCGTAAACCTGTTTTGATGGAGTACTCTGTCCCGCTCCCAACCGCCGACCCCGCCACGGATGCAACGCTGTGGATGTGGCCTCTGGGCGCACACCAAGCACTTGCGCCGCAGAAGAGCTACCTCAGCACAGCGTTCATCCACACTGTCATCCTTATTCAGGCGTGTACTGAAATCACGCGAACAAT GTACGCTGGCCGAGCGGACAAGTCGGCCCTGGTGGAGAACGGCACTGTCGAGCGTTTCAGCGACACACTGGACCGCATTTTGGAAGACCTGCCTAGTGAACTTTCTGTTGATCCAACCAAGCCCGACCCTGTGCTGCCCCATATCCTAATGGTCCACCTCACCTTTTCGTGGACTGTGGTTCTCCTCTACCAGCCCTTCTCGCAGGTCACGCGGGCTGTGCCCGATGGTGATTTCGAGAGGATTGGCCTGATTGCCATGACG CGATGTCACCAGGCGGCATTGAGGATTGtgcagctcgcggccgtATGGGACGAACAGCATTCACTGCGCTTCACGCCGCCGACCCTGTCGGCCATCATCTACTCTGCCGGCACGAGTTTCCTGCTTGCTGCCGCACAGGCTGGCCTGCCGTCCCAGACCGCAGCGGCGATGCAGAAAGTACACGACTGCCTGGGCTTTCTCGAGGAAATTGGACGGACATGGAAGGCGGGCCGCCAACAGGCCGCGGTCCTGCGCGGCCTGTTGAACGAGTGCGCCCAGGCCACCCGCCAGGTCCCCGCCCTACTGGGTATCGAGCGCGGCTGGGATGGGCCGCAAACAGAGCAGCC CTCGTATCACGAACCAGAACCAGGATGGACGGCGGGGGGAGACGACTCGTTTGATGACTTTGTCCGCTCGTTGTTGGACCAGCAGACATTCCCGCTCGCGGGGTATGACTCGATGCCGATGAACGGGTTCTTGAATTAG
- a CDS encoding uncharacterized protein (Major Facilitator Superfamily) codes for MARAPYDEKLDDYGLAPVRLTPSPRHHEEGYLSRQLSREAFAEAEEAARETHTDIGPPPDGGVAAWSAVAAASCVLLVVFGFSTSMGQLQAYYLENQLRGQSKADVAWLGSIQSMLIYMGSLFAGRVFDAYGPERLMWAGTVLLTSSFIAMAFCTQYWHLILAHMLFGIGGGTVYSPSTSISGHWFARRRGTAVSVVITGAGLGGIVYPLLMREMFVRLSFRNTLFVLAGFTFMAMIPACTIMHARLPRRKPPPWSIFKEPWKEAPYVCLVIGAAVWLTNVFTPYFNAPLLAATNRLSPKITSYAVLILQCGSFVGRILVGPLADRVGVWSVFGAMSFLSSLFVLALWTGNVGPGGAIAGLVLFGMSSGGWMTMVTAATSAISPVTQIGMRIGMLWTFAAIPNLVGPVISGALIGVAGGKFIYAGLFTGLMMFVGSAIMVSPHTVTWWRQRKMKDGESINTNI; via the exons ATGGCCCGAGCGCCATACGACGAAAAACTAGACGACTACGGCCTCGCCCCGGTCCGCCTCACTCCCTCACCGCGCCATCATGAGGAAGGCTACCTCTCGCGGCAGTTGAGCCGCGAGGCCTttgccgaggcggaggaggccgcgcgcgagacACATACCGACATTGGTCCACCACCagacggcggcgtggcggcgTGGAGTGCCGTTGCCGCGGCGAGCTGTGTGTTGCTGGTCGTGTTCGgcttctccacctccatGGGACAATTACAGGCATATTATCTCGAAAATCAATTACGTGGGCAATCCAAGGCCGACGTTGCGTGGCTAGGCTCCATCCAGTCCATGCTGATCTACATGGGCTCGTTATTTGCCGGACGCGTATTCGACGCTTATGGCCCCGAACGGTTGATGTGGGCGGGCACAGTTCTGCTGACGAGCTCATTCATCGCTATGGCAT TCTGTACGCAATACTGGCATCTGATCCTCGCACACATGCTTTTCGGGATTGGAGGAGGGACAGTGTACTCGCCGTCAACGTCGATTTCAGGACACTGGTTcgcgcgccggcgaggaACCGCCGTCAGTGTCGTGATTACCGGAGCGGGACTGGGCGGTATTGTCTACCCTCTACTCATGCGGGAGATGTTTGTGCGCCTCTCGTTCCGGAATACACTCTTCGTGTTGGCCGGCTTCACATTTATGGCCATGATTCCGGCGTGCACGATCATGCATGCGCGTCTTCCGCGTCGCAAACCACCGCCATGGTCGATCTTCAAGGAACCGTGGAAGGAGGCGCCGTATGTGTGTCTCGTCATTGGGGCGGCGGTCTGGTTGACCAACGTCTTCACGCCATACTTCAACGCCCCGCTGCTGGCAGCTACGAACCGCCTCAGTCCCAAGATCACGTCGTACGCCGTACTCATCTTACAATGCGGCTCGTTCGTCGGGCGGATCTTGGTCGGACCCCTCGCGGACCGGGTTGGCGTGTGGAGTGTATTTGGAGCCATGTCgttcctctcctccctcttcgtccttgccctctGGACAGGCAATGTTGGTCCAGGCGGGGCAATCGCTGgactcgtcctcttcggAATGAGTTCTGGCGGGTGGATGACAATGGTGACAGCCGCCACAAGTGCCATCTCGCCCGTGACACAGATCGGTATGCGCATCGGCATGCTCTGGACATTTGCCGCCATTcccaacctcgtcggcccCGTTATTTCTGGTGCGCTAATTGGTGTGGCGGGCGGAAAGTTCATCTACGCCGGCCTTTTCACTGGCTTGATGATGTTTGTCGGGTCGGCAATCATGGTCTCGCCACATACAGTCACGTGGTGGCGGCAGAGGAAGATGAAAGACGGCGAGAGCATCAACACCAACATATAG
- a CDS encoding uncharacterized protein (Protein of unknown function (DUF1445)): protein MTYSLSPSPAEVREHARSGKLRGHTSGMCPGHVQANVLILPAQYAADFRRLCVRNPVSCPLLAESVPGNKGFPDGVADGGDITTDVPGYKVYRDGKVVEEEVADVRAYWQEDSVAFLIGCSFTFEDALEDSGLRVRHIEERRNVPMYATRIPLMPSGVFSGNTVVSMRPYSAENVERVRAVTRPYVRTHGEPIAWGWDALDKLGIADINRPEYGDAPVIRDGEVPVFWACGVTPQLVVLNSNIEGVVIGHAPGKMLCLDWRVEDILAE from the exons ATGACCTATTCTCTCTCCCCATCGCCAGCGGAGGTACGCGAGCACGCGCGTTCCGGCAAGTTGCGTGGCCACACGTCGGGCATGTGTCCGGGACACGTGCAGGCCAACGTCCTGATCCTTCCGGCGCAGTACGCTGCCGACTTCCGGCGCCTCTGTGTGCGGAACCCCGTCTCCTGCCCGTTGTTGGCCGAGAGTGTACCGGGCAACAAAGGATTTCCTGACGGTGTGGCGGATGGAGGGGACATCACAACCGATGTGCCGGGATACAAGGTGTATCGTGATGGCAAGGTcgtggaggaagaggtggcCGATGTGCGGGCGTACTGGCAGGAAGACAGTGTGGCTTTCCTTA TCGGGTGCTCATTCAcgttcgaggacgcgctggagGATTCTGGGCTGCGCGTCCGACATATTGAAGAGCGTCGCAATGTGCCCATGTATGCCACGCGCATCCCCCTCATGCCCAGCGGCGTATTTTCGGGAAATACCGTCGTGTCCATGCGCCCGTATTCAGCTGAGAatgtcgagcgcgtgcgTGCCGTCACGCGGCCGTACGTGCGCACGCACGGCGAACCCATTGCCTGG GGATGGGACGCACTGGACAAACTCGGTATTGCCGATATCAACAGGCCGGAATATGGGGACGCGCCCGTCATCCgtgatggcgaggtgcCAGTGTTCTGGGCGTGCGGCGTGACCCCGCAGTTGGTCGTGCTCAACTCGAACATCGAGGGGGTTGTGATCGGGCATGCGCCAGGCAAGATGTTGTGCCTCGActggcgcgtcgaggataTCCTTGCCGAGTAG